GCCACGGACCCACCCGCGATGTCCTCAAGGCGAGCACCTTCCTCCACAACATCCTTCGCGGCTTCGCGAGCACGTCTTGCCTGCGAAGAAGGATAACcaagttttaaaaaaaaacttattcCCCAAGGGAAGGCagaagggaaaaggaaaaacaaaccaCTTCTAGTCTCCGTCGCGCAGCCTCCTGAACCACTTGCCGACTAGAAAGCTTCCAAAATTTACGAAGGAAAGCCTTTTTAATAGGCTGAACCTTCGCAATCTCTTCCTCAAGCTCAGCATAATTGtcgcagaaccgcccaaattaaaccggcttaagtgcgctaactatcattttaagtattaatcaagccaccgcgcacttaaaacggtgtaatctggcAGCCTGcagggttaaggatcgaaaacactggaagtctcgcacgaagatgagcacagatgattacaagcagataaaagttctcaaatttaatttacaatgcggagttttacaaacaagtttacgcaaaatatcagagttcaaaatgcaacggaaattaaatagaagtttagtttagaaaaacaacgattactacgatgacgtgaggacgtcacatcgagcccaccgatgtgaatcctggttagctccagccagcagtagttacctgaaaaccagggtgacaacaaaccctgagtatactaatactcagcaagacttacccgacacgggtatacttagcccactatctagacatgcaaagctttttggctctggagttggttttgctgaaaggctactaatactggatccttactttcaatattttagctcaatttaagtttatcaagtaccaactaAATTTTCCTGACATCTaagcaagcatggttgatcacattaaacCTATATTTAAACCATTCAAACGTCTTCAACTCATTCTCATTTCATCATTTACtatgatgtgacaaagtgaccaaggttctcttaaccgagagagacggcgaatcgatccgatttaaccttgcaaggtggacctaactcacacgacacgtgcaaACCACGTCGGGCCACacgcgtcaactgttcccatcattaccccgacgtctgaatcacgcctgccaaaacccgggtgaagggcccctcacagcgaactcccagagaacccggaggcgacatacactccaacacccgccatcattccactcccagagtagcaggtcgcgattcaaagtatcgttgcaaatcagataattagcttaccggtttcgactacctcctacttccggcatgtggttagtactgttcaaactcggtcagcactgccaacaacggtacggtcctcaatcgacacaggcagaggcttactttccattcCTTTCATATCCAGATCCAattcctctccgcccggtctccatttttctttcctcacagattcattctcaagccacttttccataagtaacaaAAACCCATAGCTCAcaagtgacagcaatcactcgacttctaccggatcctagttaagcatggcaatactaacgacacttgtatactagtatagactcataggtacatagggagaaacatgcatactaggattccatacaactcctaataatgtaaatgcacaaatacttaaataaacattgaatactcaaattaggggttatgctccggggcttgcctgggatttgACAcaaggtcagtgttagttagatgatactcgcttgaCGAGCACCTGCCTTCGGTCgggcacatcgggatccatccatcaATCTTCTGGATATGTCAACCAAACATCATCTTCGGGTTTGGCTCCGACTTTATCCTTTAGCTCCACGCGTCGtgcatctagcgtacctatatgatatgcaacgatgcaaaAGCATGAACGTAAAGAAAACAACACACGAGGCATTTAAAAGGCATACAAGATAAACCGAGTCACACCACACCGATTTAAGCACCAAAAGGTGTTTAATTAGAtactactcaaatcttccatagAAAGATAGCAAGGAACATCAAGTATGGTAAGCAAAGCCCGGGAGAGCAACTAAAGACTTTAATTAGCTAACAAACCAACATAAGCAAGTTTTATAAAAACCACCAACATACTAGCTCTAAATGATTTCACAAGGTTAGCACATGAACAAAACAAGTTGCCGCAATTATCTATGCAGGAAGACATTTCTTagcaacaacaaaagaaaaactataTCTAGGAACCATATAAATGTAAAAACTTGTCATGCAGCAAGAACCTGATAGCACAACTTAATTAACATGACAAGATACTGATAAAGAGTGTAAAACCAATTTACCAACATTTAATGCTAACATAaagcatttattttagcctaaacaagacaaactgaacaaaaataaATTTACACACATGTGCATAGCTTttggacatgaaatttttacagtgaactaaacatgcaaagagtaagctattgcataaatttcataatttttttgacttccaaaactgcagatattaaataaacaagctaaaacaagcattattcatgattaaatcaaaatATCACAGGAACATTAAACAACCAGCatgttaaatatttttcctaagttatACATGTCAAAACAACGCTAACCCAACTAGTTTTacctttttaccatttttctactatttactaagcattttcaaagcttgcaaccacttaaactaacatttaaactagagcaaaaactatttagaaactgaagatcaacctgcaagaaaagttgtagatcttataacaaggaatccaaaaaattttagtttgcatttttctgattttctacgattttctatgatttttcaaagtttcagccaattaatacaaaacaacccttcgcagcactattcatatgagtcacagacttcgcagaaaaccccctggacttGTTCCAATTCTTGAGTGGAGCCCCTGGTCGCGATTTTTGGAACAGAGAGGCTCGGGGAGCTTGGTACCAGCGAGAGGAGGCCATcccggcggccggggaggggtGGGGAAGCATGAGGGACACGAGagctacctctgggtggtctcgttgagggttgggggcgaccggagaggcgccggcggcgggagcagtgagcggcggcggtggcggcggcgtgtggCGGCGGCCCGACAAAGGGTGGCTGGGGCAACACGAACCCACGACCAGGGCGgagctagggcgcgccgtggcgcggagcagggcggcggcagcatggcggcggcgacggtgccaTGAACGAGCATGGAAACTTGTGGAACGCGATGGAACGTGGAGAGCACGAGCTTCAGCGAGTCGAGAGGAGTCGATTCTAGCCGTCGGTTGGTGGAAACTGTGGCCGAGAAATGGAGTTCGGCAGCGGCCTGAGTTTCGACGAAACTTTAATGGAGACCGGTGGGCGGGGGTGTCGATTCCAACTGGGGAGAGCTCGGCCGGGAGCTGAGGTTGCGGGAGGAGGTGCGGGTGGATGTGGTGCGGCTCCTCGCGGAGTGAATCGAGGCGCGGTGGCCCAGGATGGCCGGAGCGGCAGCGATAgcggctctgctcggctcgACCAAGCTAGAGGAGGGAGGAactgggagagggagaggaagtggATAGAGATGCCGAGGGAGGATAAGGCCGGGGAGGTCGCGAAGGCTCGTGCCCAGGCTGCCACGGGAGCCGGCGCGTGGCACGCACACCACGTCGGCGAGTAGGTGCTCGCCGCGCGACACGTGGCCATGGGTGGCGGAAGGGAGCAGATAAACACCGGAGAAAAATGGTTCAACGAAACTTAGCTCGATTTGGACCgtccaaaactcaaaatttcatatagaaacttgaaaaattccaaaaattaaAGTTGTTCAAGATTTGATTTcctccaacttttgttttaggcaaaacttcatttgaaaatcaaatcatggtttaaaatttgaaatgttAAAACCAAAGCATTTATGTCCTATTCACATCAAAATTAGtagttttcttcaaattttgtgCTGAAACTTGAAAAACCATAAACACAAAAGTTTTTTTCACCActccaaactctacaactttgtttttaggcaaatgtttatttaagcaagaatttaaaaaaattattttcaaagcatttTACATTGAATTTGAAAACTAGTCATCATTTCATATGTTAACAACTAGcaaaaaatgtaattaaaagatTTTATGCATGCAAGGTTAGTGTTAACATCGATATCAGTACACGATTAACCAAAActacaggtgattaacacctggggtgttacaataaTCTGGAAAGGCATAGTCCCGCACGGCAATTGTTTCCAGCTCTCGGCAACCTTCGCAAGCCAAAACAACTATGACACTTTCACAAGTCATTACTGCAGTGTTGTCCGACGCGCTAGCCAAAATCTGACCCAAGTCCTCAAACTCACCCAACAGCCAATCGAGCAACCCTGACACGCCACATTCGGAGTCCTCCGGGAAAGGCGAGGGCTCAGCACCGAAAGACCCCAAAGCCTTGCGGTATTCCTCGCGGATGGCCGCGCTCTTGTTTAAGATGTCCTGCGAGGCGGACTCCCACATCACACGGTCCTCCTCAATCTCCTTCTCAAGCTCTGAGATCTTGACATTCTTTCTCTCGACATCGGCTTTGAGTTGGCGAACCTCCGTTTGAAGGTTAACAACCTTCGCAGCATCTTTCTCTACCACACTTCGAAGATTCTCAAGAACACCTTCGTCTTGGCTTATTTTCTCCTGCATCTTCGAAATGGTCTCTTCTTGTTCAGATACCCTCCCCTTCAGGAGCTCATTCTCCGACGTCAAAGAACCGCGAAGGTTCTCCAAGGCCTCGTTTTCCTTCTCCAAAGTGCTAATCCGCTCCAACAGGTGAGCCTTCTCAGCAGAGTGAGCCAAAAAACCATGCTCATCCTTCCTCGCACTACCCACAACTGCACGGCTAGCAAGCAAAGCCTGAAAAAGAAAACCAGGCTTAAAACCAACACCGCCATTCAAAGAAAACTTAACAACACACGGCACAAACCTTCGCGCACAATGACGGTGTGATTCGGCCAAGACTTCCGATCCCATAAACTCCCAAACCTTTGATAAAACCTACACACGCCAAAACACATGACAAAACTGCACAAAACACAAGACCTAAAAGAAGACAAGGCCAGAGCGCCGTACCCTCAGCATCAAAATTCTCGACGTCCCCGGGGAGAACTGGCTGGTCCCTCGATGCGACCCCAGCAGCCTCATCCTCCAAAGGTTCCAGCTCCAGAAAATCCCCGAGCTCCTTCATCACGCTTGCAACATCTACTTGAAGGGAGTACCGAAGATAAGGGTCAATGCCAGGCCCTTGGAAAGCAAGGCGCCTAGAGATCGAGAAGGTACCTTGTTCAGAAAACCGATCTTTCGCTTCAATCAAATGGCCGTCAGCCCCCGCGGTCCCTTGGGCTTTGTCGTCTTCGCCGGCCTGAAAAGCAATCGAATCCTTCGGGGCTTCCATGAGATCATCCTTCCCATCAGCACCCTGGGATCCTCCAGTGGGAACCTCCTTCCCCCCTCCCTGTCATTATCCTTCTCTGGGGAAGACTTTCCTTCAAGCAAGAGCTGGGGGGGTGCTCCACAACTCTCTTAGGTTGAACCTTCGCGAGAACCGAAGGTGCCTCCTCATCACTTTCGTCATCCAGAAGATTCACAACCCGAAGGGAAGATTTGACCCCCTTTTGCACTGCCGTCAAGACAGCACCTACAGTGTCTGGCTCTGCACGGAACGAACCAAATTGATCAAGATGAACGTGAACCCTTTCACCAGTGCGCGAGCGCCAGGGAACACTACTCTCCGTAGCGTGAAGCTCCCGCATAAAAGCATCTCTACCCAAATCCTCCCTAGCAATATGAAAAGAGTTACCGCAAGGAAAGATACCTTTCCCCCTTGAATCTTTCGCCGCGCCCGCCGTAGGCCTGATCCTGGAGGTGCCCGAAGGTCTCTCAGCGACTACTTTCGGAGCCCTCGCAGACTGAGCAACAACGGGCTCGGCCTTCTTGGCCTTCTTGGCGGTCGGACCTTCGGATAACCTCGCGGAGGGCGCAGAAGTATTTGCCCCCCTTTTCCTCTCACAAGGAGCCTCGCGGGGGCCATACACAACGCCCATCTTCAGAAAACTTCGGTTCACCCTAACCTTCTCGAAGCAAATAGCTTCAAATGAGTCACGCTCCTTCGACAAAAAAGGACCGGCAATAGCAACTGCCTCCTGCTCGATCTCTTCGACAATCATATCGTCAGAAACACCTTCGGGTTTCCGCAAGCCAAAATCTGGGAAAGAAAGCTTATATTTCAAGCCAACAACTCGAACCTTCGAAAAGGCCCCTGGTAACCaatccctcgtcaacggccagACCTACGCAACCAGATATTCTTCGATCAGATCCCGACCGCTCACGACACGCGCCGCAGAAGCAAACGCGAAGCAGCACTCCTTGTAGCCGGCTGCTGTCCTCCGGAAGTCTGCCTTGGTAGTGTGCTTGAACTCCGCAACTTTCGAGGCAAGGGGATAGGAGACTCCTTCCGAAGAATCAACACTAGGAAAACCAATCTTGGCATAAAACCAGTACTGCTCCCAATCATCTTCACACTTGTTCTTCTGGCAATAAGATACCTCTATCCTATTGATTCCTTGGGTCTTGTTGGTTCTCCTTGGGTGGAACAAACAACACCCACTCTGAGCAGAATATACTTGTGGATCTTCGCCAAAAGAAACCTTCGGCGTCTGTGGATGCATCTCGTAGAGTCTACAGAAAGCATCCACATTAATCATCCCATCGAAGGTTTTGACCGCCCAGAAAAACTTCGACAGCTGCACGATGGCGTTGGGGGTAAGATGGTGCATCCGAAGACCAAACCGGGCCAGAATTTTCGGAAAAACGGGGTCCAGCGGAAAACGCAGACCGGCAGCAAAGAAGTCCCGAAACACAACACACTCTCCTTCGCGATGGTCCGGTGTACTCTCATCACCAGGGGCATGGCAAACTCCGGGGCCAAAATACCCTTTATGTACATAACTCTCGATCAACTCCCGGGTCGCCCATGACTGACCAAAAATGAGAGTAGCAGTAGGCTTCTCCCGGGACCCCATCAGCTCAGAAGGATCAGCGTCCACGTTGGTCAAATCCTCCTCTCCCTCAGACAActgccttctctcctcttccgaAGGCTCGATGTCCTCGGATCCAATGGGCCTTGCAGTAACCTTCAACCGAGCCATCCCTaaacaaaccaaatgttcagaATCGTAATGAACAAATCTCGAAGACCCCGGCAAAAAAGTTGAAGCGAAAACTCACAAAGACTTAGCAGAACAATCCTTCCCTTTCCACAACCGCCGCGAAGAATGGGACGGAACAGGTTGCTTTCACAACCCGAAGAATGGGACGAATCGGAAAGCGCCGCGTGTCAAAATTCGACAAGCGGGCGAAAGTTCATAAGGAATGAGAGCGTGAAAGTGACCTTTCCTCcccgcccccttttataggggGGTAACTTCGCACTGGTCACACAACGGTAAAAACGAGGAGAAGTTAGAACGACGGCAAATCATACCGCGACACGTGTAACAACATACCTTCGGGTCTCGCCCACCTTCGACCTTCGGGGGAGACGCTTTCACATAAATGTCTTGACCGATCTTTGTTTTTTTGAGGGTTCGGCCGGCCGGAGTCGGACCTCGCCcacgaggggctactgttggggatcgcCCCCTCCCGAAGGTGGCGTGAACCGAAGGATTGCCGAAGGTACCCGAAGGTCCCCCAAGGGTATGCCGAAGGTTCAGCGAAGATGACGAAGCATCAACCAAAGGTTCTTCGAAGATGACGAAGCATCGAAGAGTTCGTCGAGGTCCGGCGCCAAAAGGTGGTGCCCTGAATCGCAGGAATGCTTCGGGCAGCGCGGAGGCGAAAGATGATGAAGGTGAAGTCCCTCGAAGCTTGTCGAAGGTCGTCGCTAAGGGTCGTCGAACATCACGGAACCCGGAGGTTCTGAGGACTGTTCGAAGCCACACTCTCGAAGGTTATGACAAGAACCTTCGGGTGCGGCGAGCGACTCAAGAGTGGCAAACGATGAAGGCGACGCCACACGAAGCTTGTCAAAGACCGCTACCGAAGGTTCCCGAAGGGTAAAAAACACGTGATCCGGGTAGAAGTATCCAAGTCGGATTGTCCAACCTAGGAAAATTACCAAATACCCCTATTGTAACCTCTTGACCTTCGTGGGGACCGGAGGGGCATTTCTGGAAAGATGTAATaaggttgggggtataaataccccctcccaCCCAACGTTGTATGGGTTGAGAACATTTCGTACGAACTATAGGGCAATTTCTATTGTGCGATTCGTGTTCTAGTGTTCTAACCTTCGTCTGAAGTGTACTTTCTCTGTCTGGTGATCGGGCCGAAGATCCCAAcaataaaataataacatttataatATAAATTAAATACCATTAGAttatttattagttatattttcatagtacatcaatttgatatcataaatctttatatttctctctataatcttgGTCATCTTGAGATTATTTTGagtctccaagattcttgggatgtattttttttagattacacagtataactcagacactcacaacacacgcacactcatacccctatgaacacacgtacgcaaaccctacccctatgagcatcttcgaagactgagccggcaaatcctcgagattgacgatgTCACCAAGGCGTCTCGCTGTCGACGgaaacgtcgcctaccacttaatgcacaacgccgttaaattacaacggagggagtatcactgaaataaaaaaataagtgGTCGTAAATGCGATTATTTTCCTTGTTGGAGAGCTTTGTCCTTTtctcaaaatgaaaaaaaaattccaaacgATTCGAAATATGACCCACAGCaggatcagaaaaaaaaaactacacgTTTTCCTACTAACATTTACATCGCTTCATTCTCTTGATGGGTCTTGCATTCCTATTTGAAGATCAAGGGACACGAGCAACTATAAATTGAAAAAGTGCATATTACGCAATAGAATAGTATTAAAGTTGACATAGTACCATCGCCACTTCATGTACTAGCAGCGACATAGTAACTTTTTGAGCCGTTATCATAGTTTGTATTATCAGGTCTATCAGTCTGATCCataaatttgttgaaatttgaATGTGTATTTTTTTTGTAGGTGGAAGAACGTGGTTCCTACCAGCCTTCAGAGAAGCACTAGGTAGCAATCATAGGGATTTAGTATATATCGATATGTAATCTATGCAATTGAATTCACACTGAGTAGGATGCATATTTTTAAGCACTACATTGCTTTCTCTGCAAAATACAACCATGGCTTCTTCTATGGGAGGGGCTTAAGCACCCCCCACCCCCAATAAAGcactaagggtgtgtttagttggtgaaaaagtttgggttttgataATGTaacacattttgttgttacttgacaaataatatccaatcataaattaactaggcttaaaagattcatctcgtggtaatcagttagactgtgtaattggttatttttttcaactatatttaatgctccatgcatatgtgcgaagattcgatgtgataggtactgtatgaatttttttgggaactaaacagggcttaAGGAAAATCATGTATTTATGTAGTTTATAAGTTATGTTGGGATGCTTCTTTGTTTATTTTTGTTTCCAAATAAAGATATGCTGATCTAGAAATAAAAAGTGAAATCATTCCAAACCTTAATTACAATTAATTTTACTTGTTGAATTTGGAGATTTTGAAATGATTCATGTGCATTTATATCAAAATAGTTTTGCTGTGGTACAAATATATTACAACGAAAACTATaaaatgtttatttttgggcataGTGTTGGGTCCAAAATGTCACTATTTTAACTAAAAGGAGTATATTAGTTTATTCCTATATTAACTGTTTTCATATCGCAAGTTTTTGAGGTTTATCGACCAACCCATTCGAACGAGGTGGAATATTATCTTCCTTGAGCACCTTAGGCTAGGCAATCCAACAAAAGTGTTTCAAATATACATAGGTGATGACAAGATAGATGAAGACATGTTTAAAGTATGTTTCTGAACAACCTGCACCATTAAATGATCTTTTAACATAATTTCTTAATTTGATGCTTATTTTAGGCTCTTTGTggaaaaaaaagtgaaaatattttttttatttcagagGAGACCAGAAAGACTCATGTCTTCTACACAGTGATACCGAGTAGGATGTATATTTTCAAGTAATAATGTTGCTTTCTACACAAATACTACTCTCATTTCTTGTATTTGGTGGGGGAGTTGAggagtttggggggggggggggggggggctaagTCCCCTTCCTATATAAGCATCGGGAAAAAGGGtggccatcttttttttttttgatgtaaTCATTTCCAAGCCTTCCAGTTAGTCATGTTGGGCAGTTTTATTTTTCACCTGGTTTCTAACCAAGCctcttcttatttttttaagaGCCCCTTCTTATTTTTCACATGTTTTTTTCACCTGGGGGAGttgaggaggggggggggggctaagTCCCCTTCCTATATAAGCATCAGGAAAAAGGGtggccatcttttttttttttgatgtaaTCATTTCCAAGCCTTCCAGTTAGTCATGTTGGGCAGTTTTATTTTTCACCTGGTTTCTAACCAAGCCActtcttatttttttaagaGTGACCGTCAAATAACTACAATTGTTGTTGACCATGCTATCACCATTCTGTAtttgggaaaattcgattcatgccaccacaactccgtgaaattgggtgtcatgttgaaaatcatgccactcaatggcatgattttcaacatgagatccaatttcaagaaattggagtgacatggatccaactgaccctctGTATTTTGTTAACTGTACAATTCTTTATCAGAATATGACACTGCTATTTTCTAAAGAAAACTAAATGCGTTTCTAAATATAATTCAGTACTCAAGTTGCTGGTTATTAAGCTGGTAAATAGAAAAGTCGTAGCTTCTCCACAGGTGGCGTGGGTTTGTATACTTTCTTAGTAACGTCTTGTAAGCACTAAGAAAAATGGTATAATCATCCTTCATTTTTTATGGTTGGCAGAGGTAGATTGTAGATTAGATGCTTTTAATGATTGCCACTTTCAAGGCATTTAGAAAAAGGATAAAATAATTCCTTTTAATGACTCCCGGTCTACTGCTGATATACATACCTACCTTAACCACCATTTTGCCGTGCTTTTTGTAGCCTGTAGCGAATACAATAGAATTATAGGAGCACTCTTTTTCATCCCTCTACATATTGATACTGAGCAGGATGTATATTTTGAAGCATTAGTGTGCATTTTTTCTAACTACTATGGATTCTTGTATTTAGGGAGGGTGAGGGGGCATTAAGGGGGTGAAAAAAGAAAGTGAGCAGCTTTGCATTTTGATCTAATATTCACTTTCAAGCATTCCGGTTAGTAATATTGAGCCGTCTTATTTTTCACTATGCTTATGACCAAGAAAGAAAATAATATGGCCGACTCTATtgaacaaatttcaacaaaataATGTTAATCGTTGGAGTTACCTATATTTTAAGAATTTAAATCAGACATCTAAGGGGATGTAGCTCAAATGGTAGAGCGCTCGCTTTGCATGCGAGAGGCACGGGGTTCGATCCCCCGCAtctccattttttttaaattttttttttgtttcactcTGCTTCCACGCCGCATCCCACAGCTTCAGTTGAGCTGGTGCAGAAATTTGAGTGATCTACTGATGCGAACAGTTCACTTCTTTCATCTTCATCGCATGCATTGCAATAATCTTCAGATAAACCATACAACTCAAAAGTCACAAGATTCACGCCGAACCCATGCAATTTTGCTGTCAAAAACCACTCCAGAAATCACGTGATCCCAAGGTGAAACCAAATTTCACCGCACGGGCAAGTTCGAGCCGATCTGCAGCAGAAGGttcctgccgccgcccctgcgtgcCAGCACGAGCGCCGCCACGACAGCAATGGCTACGGCGATGAGCAGCAGTGCCGCGAGGCCGCTGGCCAGGAaaacccgcctccgccgcgcctcgcccTGCAACCTCCGGGCCTCCCGCAGCTCCGCCTCGGCCGCGCCCAcgtcgcccgcggccgccgcgacgTGCCGCTCGATGTCGTCCAGCGGCGCGCCCTGGGcctccaccagcgccgccaTGTCCAGGAACACATGCTGCAGCTCCAGGAGGCCGcgctccacctccgccacctccctcgccgcctcctgctgctcctccgccaccgccgccggggcgGACAGCAGCGCCGCCCGCATCGCCGCGTCGGAATCGTCGGCGTTGGCAAGGAGGCGGTCCAGCTGCTCCTCGGTGGGCGCgtccccggcgacggcgaggtacCGCCGGGCCGCGTCCTCGCGCCGCTCGGCGGAGACCTGGCGCCGGAGGGCCTGGACGTCCCCGGTGAGGTCGCGCACGCGGCCGCGGAGCCCCGCcgcggcctggacggcggggcCGGGCGCGCGGCGGTCCATGGAGGCCAGGCGCGCCCGGAGGCGCCGCGCGGAGCCGAGGAGCTGGACGAGCGCGGCCTGCGTggcggcgcgcccgccgccggagccgacggcgacggcgttccGGGACGCCTCGTGCGCGGTCCGCAGCCGGGAGAGCTCGTCCCGCAGCGCGGCCATCTCGGCCTTAGCCGCGTCCGCCTCGGCCAGGAACGCGCGGAGCtccgggtcgccgccgccggcggatgAGGCAGGCGCGCCGGCATGCTGCGCCTTGGCCGCGGCTGCGACGAAGGAGTCGGTCATGAGGTCGTTCATCTTGCCTGCCGGACTGGGAGGAGACGGCTCTGCGAGGTCGATCCGTGGTGTCTGTCGGTCAAGTGTTGCTGACGAAGCAAGAAATTGACgatcttttccatcatctagTTAAGGTGATGGGGACTGCTAGATCCAGAAATTTCATTAGGTAGTGGCCCAGTGGGCACGTCtgttttttgtttgtttatcaAATTAAAATCAAGGGTGGCATTTGTTGAACCAAAGTGATTGAAAAACAGA
The nucleotide sequence above comes from Panicum virgatum strain AP13 chromosome 3K, P.virgatum_v5, whole genome shotgun sequence. Encoded proteins:
- the LOC120696914 gene encoding syntaxin-related protein KNOLLE-like, coding for MNDLMTDSFVAAAAKAQHAGAPASSAGGGDPELRAFLAEADAAKAEMAALRDELSRLRTAHEASRNAVAVGSGGGRAATQAALVQLLGSARRLRARLASMDRRAPGPAVQAAAGLRGRVRDLTGDVQALRRQVSAERREDAARRYLAVAGDAPTEEQLDRLLANADDSDAAMRAALLSAPAAVAEEQQEAAREVAEVERGLLELQHVFLDMAALVEAQGAPLDDIERHVAAAAGDVGAAEAELREARRLQGEARRRRVFLASGLAALLLIAVAIAVVAALVLARRGGGRNLLLQIGSNLPVR